One Pantoea eucalypti genomic region harbors:
- a CDS encoding glucan biosynthesis protein D has translation MNRRMFMKASMAFSAVSGMTGLSTLFAQSAWAEDGIADGTAVRFDFDVLKKNAAALAKKPWGGAPGALPETLATLTPQAYNEIQYDANHSLWNNLPDRQLDVQFFHVGMGFKRRIRMFSVDGESRQAREIHFRPELFNYNDAKVDTKQLEGKTDLGFAGFRAFKKPELARRDIVSFLGASYFRAVDDTYQYGLSARGVAINTFSNGQEEFPDFTAFWFETPKAEDTTFTCYALLDGASVTGAYKFIIHCEEKRVVMEVENHLFARKEIRQIGISPMTSMFSCGTNERRMCNTYHPQIHDSDRLAMWTGKGEWIARPLNNPQRLQFNAYEDENPRGFGLLQLNHDFKDYQDVIGWYDKRPSLWVEPVGKWGKGAINLMEIPTTGETLDNVVCFWQPAEPVKAGSELNFSYKLYWSGLPPVRSGLARVDATRTGIGGFPEGWAPGEHFPETWCRRFAIDFIGGDLQAAAPKGIEPVITVSSGSVKQVEILYVDPLKGYRILFDWYPNSDSTQPVEMRLFLRSKDETLSETWLYQYFPPAPDQRKYVDDRQMTVG, from the coding sequence ATGAATCGAAGAATGTTTATGAAAGCGTCAATGGCCTTCTCTGCCGTCAGCGGCATGACCGGCCTGTCAACGCTGTTTGCGCAATCCGCATGGGCAGAAGATGGCATTGCTGACGGAACCGCCGTACGCTTCGATTTCGACGTATTGAAGAAAAACGCGGCTGCGCTGGCGAAGAAACCCTGGGGCGGTGCACCAGGTGCACTGCCGGAGACGCTGGCCACACTGACCCCACAGGCGTACAACGAAATTCAGTATGACGCCAACCACTCACTCTGGAATAACCTGCCCGATCGTCAGCTGGACGTGCAGTTCTTCCACGTCGGCATGGGCTTCAAGCGGCGCATCCGCATGTTCTCTGTTGACGGCGAGAGCCGTCAGGCACGCGAAATTCACTTCCGCCCTGAGCTGTTCAACTATAACGACGCGAAGGTTGATACTAAGCAGCTGGAGGGCAAAACTGACCTCGGCTTTGCCGGTTTCCGCGCCTTTAAAAAACCGGAACTGGCCCGACGCGACATCGTCTCATTCCTGGGCGCAAGTTACTTCCGTGCGGTAGACGATACTTACCAGTATGGCCTCTCGGCCCGTGGTGTCGCGATCAACACCTTCAGCAATGGCCAGGAAGAGTTCCCCGATTTCACCGCCTTCTGGTTTGAAACGCCGAAAGCGGAAGATACCACCTTTACCTGCTATGCCCTGCTGGATGGCGCGAGTGTCACCGGTGCCTATAAGTTCATCATCCACTGCGAAGAGAAACGCGTGGTGATGGAGGTGGAAAACCACCTGTTCGCCCGTAAAGAGATCCGTCAGATTGGCATCTCGCCAATGACCAGTATGTTCAGCTGCGGCACCAACGAGCGCCGCATGTGCAACACCTACCATCCGCAGATCCACGACTCCGATCGTCTGGCGATGTGGACCGGTAAAGGCGAATGGATCGCCCGCCCACTGAATAATCCGCAGCGTCTGCAGTTCAATGCCTATGAAGATGAGAATCCGCGAGGCTTTGGCCTGCTGCAGTTAAATCACGACTTCAAAGATTATCAGGATGTGATTGGCTGGTATGACAAACGTCCGAGCCTGTGGGTGGAGCCGGTCGGCAAGTGGGGCAAAGGCGCAATTAACCTGATGGAGATCCCGACCACCGGTGAAACGCTGGATAACGTAGTCTGCTTCTGGCAACCGGCTGAGCCGGTCAAAGCGGGCAGCGAGCTGAACTTCTCTTACAAGCTCTACTGGAGTGGTCTGCCGCCAGTACGTAGCGGTCTGGCACGTGTGGATGCGACCCGTACCGGTATCGGTGGTTTCCCGGAAGGCTGGGCGCCTGGCGAACACTTCCCGGAAACCTGGTGCCGCCGCTTCGCCATCGATTTTATTGGTGGTGATCTGCAGGCTGCTGCGCCGAAAGGCATTGAGCCGGTGATTACCGTTTCATCCGGCAGCGTGAAGCAGGTTGAAATTCTGTATGTCGATCCGCTCAAAGGATACCGCATCCTGTTTGACTGGTATCCGAACAGCGATTCCACCCAGCCGGTAGAGATGCGTCTGTTCCTGCGCAGCAAGGATGAGACGCTGAGTGAAACCTGGCTTTATCAGTATTTCCCGCCTGCGCCGGATCAGCGCAAATATGTCGATGACCGTCAGATGACGGTGGGTTGA
- the nrdA gene encoding class 1a ribonucleoside-diphosphate reductase subunit alpha: MNQSLLVTKRDGRQERIDLDKIHRVLDWAAEGLNNVSVSQVELRSHIQFYDGIRTSDIHETIIKAAADLISRDAPDYQYLAARLAIFHLRKKAYGQFEPPKLYDQVVKMVDMGKYDRHLLEDYSQEEFAQMDEFLDHWRDMNFSYAAVKQLEGKYLVQNRVSGEIYESAQFLYILVAACLFSGYPRDTRMDYIKRFYDAISTFKISLPTPIMSGVRTPTRQFSSCVLIECGDSLDSINATSSAIVKYVSQRAGIGINAGRIRALGSPIRGGEAFHTGCIPFYKHFQTAVKSCSQGGVRGGAATLFYPMWHLEIESLLVLKNNRGVEGNRVRHMDYGVQLNKLMYQRLLKGEDITLFSPSDVPGLYDAFFADQDEFERLYTKYEQDQSIRKQRVKAVDLFSLMMQERASTGRIYIQNVDHCNTHSPFDPRIAPVRQSNLCLEIALPTKPLEDVNDENGEIALCTLSAFNLGAIESLDDLEELATLAVRALDALLDYQDYPIPAAQRGAMGRRTLGIGVINYAYYLAKHGVRYSDGSANGLTHKTFEAIQYYLLKASNELAKEQGACPWFNETTYAQGIMPIDTYKKDLDAISNEPLHLDWESLREEIKTHGLRNSTLSALMPSETSSQISNATNGIEPPRGHISIKASKDGILRQVVPEYERLKDQYELLWEMPNNDGYLQLVGLMQKFIDQAISSNTNYDPSRFTNGKVPMKQLLKDLLTAYKFGVKTLYYQNTRDGAEDAQDDLAPSIQDDGCESGACKI, from the coding sequence ATGAACCAGAGTCTGCTCGTTACTAAACGCGATGGCCGCCAGGAGCGCATTGATCTCGATAAAATTCACCGTGTGCTGGACTGGGCAGCTGAAGGGCTGAACAACGTCTCAGTGTCACAGGTGGAACTGCGCTCTCACATTCAGTTCTATGATGGAATCAGAACGTCTGACATTCATGAGACTATCATCAAGGCCGCAGCAGACCTCATCTCTCGCGATGCCCCTGACTATCAGTACCTGGCTGCCCGCCTGGCGATCTTCCACCTGCGCAAAAAAGCGTATGGTCAGTTTGAGCCGCCGAAGCTTTATGATCAGGTCGTTAAGATGGTCGACATGGGCAAATATGATCGCCACCTGCTGGAAGATTACAGCCAGGAAGAATTCGCGCAGATGGACGAGTTCCTCGACCACTGGCGAGACATGAACTTCTCCTATGCCGCCGTGAAGCAGCTGGAAGGCAAATATCTGGTGCAGAACCGCGTCTCGGGTGAAATCTACGAGAGTGCGCAGTTCCTCTACATTCTGGTCGCGGCCTGCCTCTTCTCTGGCTACCCGCGCGATACGCGTATGGATTACATCAAGCGTTTCTATGATGCGATCTCAACGTTTAAAATCTCGCTGCCGACGCCAATCATGTCAGGTGTGCGAACCCCGACGCGTCAGTTCAGCTCCTGTGTGCTGATCGAGTGCGGCGACAGCCTGGACTCCATCAACGCCACCTCAAGCGCGATTGTGAAATATGTTTCTCAGCGTGCTGGTATCGGCATCAACGCCGGTCGTATCCGTGCGCTGGGCAGCCCGATTCGCGGCGGTGAAGCGTTCCACACCGGCTGTATCCCGTTCTACAAGCATTTCCAGACTGCGGTGAAGTCCTGTTCTCAGGGCGGCGTGCGTGGCGGTGCAGCGACGCTGTTCTACCCGATGTGGCATCTGGAAATCGAAAGCCTGCTGGTGCTGAAAAACAACCGTGGTGTTGAAGGCAACCGCGTGCGTCACATGGACTACGGTGTACAGCTCAACAAGCTGATGTATCAGCGCCTGCTGAAAGGCGAAGATATCACCCTGTTCAGCCCGTCTGACGTGCCAGGCCTGTATGATGCGTTCTTCGCCGATCAGGATGAGTTCGAACGTCTCTACACCAAATATGAGCAGGATCAGAGCATCCGTAAGCAGCGTGTTAAAGCGGTCGATCTCTTCTCGCTGATGATGCAGGAACGTGCTTCAACCGGCCGTATCTACATTCAGAACGTCGATCACTGCAACACTCACAGCCCGTTTGATCCGCGCATCGCCCCGGTTCGCCAGTCTAACCTCTGCCTGGAAATCGCCCTGCCGACCAAACCGCTGGAAGATGTTAACGACGAAAACGGTGAGATTGCACTGTGTACGCTTTCTGCGTTCAACCTTGGCGCCATCGAAAGCCTCGACGATCTGGAAGAGCTGGCTACCCTCGCCGTTCGTGCGCTCGATGCGCTGCTCGATTATCAGGATTACCCGATTCCGGCTGCCCAGCGTGGCGCAATGGGTCGTCGTACCCTGGGTATTGGCGTGATCAACTACGCTTACTATCTGGCGAAGCACGGTGTGCGCTACTCCGATGGCAGCGCCAATGGCCTGACGCACAAAACCTTTGAAGCCATTCAGTATTACCTGCTGAAAGCGTCCAATGAGCTGGCGAAAGAGCAAGGTGCCTGCCCGTGGTTCAATGAAACCACCTATGCGCAGGGCATCATGCCGATCGACACCTACAAGAAAGATCTGGACGCGATCAGCAACGAACCGCTGCATCTCGACTGGGAGAGCCTGCGTGAAGAGATCAAAACGCACGGCCTGCGTAACTCGACCCTGTCTGCGCTGATGCCGTCTGAGACCTCGTCGCAGATCTCCAATGCCACCAACGGCATCGAGCCACCACGCGGTCACATCAGCATCAAAGCATCGAAAGATGGCATCCTGCGTCAGGTGGTGCCGGAGTATGAGCGTCTGAAAGATCAGTACGAACTGCTGTGGGAAATGCCGAACAACGATGGTTACCTGCAACTGGTGGGCCTGATGCAGAAATTCATCGACCAGGCGATTTCGTCTAACACCAACTACGATCCATCACGCTTTACTAACGGTAAAGTGCCGATGAAACAGCTGCTGAAAGATCTGCTGACCGCGTACAAGTTTGGCGTGAAAACGCTCTACTATCAGAACACCCGTGACGGTGCGGAAGATGCGCAGGATGACCTGGCACCTTCTATCCAGGATGATGGCTGCGAGAGCGGCGCCTGTAAAATCTAA
- the nuoN gene encoding NADH-quinone oxidoreductase subunit NuoN, whose protein sequence is MTITPHQLIALLPLLIVGLTVVVVMLSIAWRRNHFVNATLTVVGLNLALLSLYFVGQVGAMDVTPLLRVDGYSMFYTALVMLASLATCTFAYPWLAGYPDNKDEFYLLVLIAALGGIVLASANHLASLFIGIELLSLPLFGLIGYAFRQKRSLEAALKYTILSAAASSFLLFGIALIYADSGNLSFVALGQSLTDSMIHEPLLLVGLGMMIIGLGFKLSLVPFHLWTPDVYQGAPAPVSTFLATASKIAIFGVIMRLFMYAPVTDSEAVRTVLAMIAFVSILFGNLMAISQSNIKRLLGYSSIAHLGYLLVALIAVKDHQLSLETSGVYLAGYLFSSLGAFGVVSLMSSPYRGPDADSLYSYRGLFWHRPILSAVMTVMMLSLAGIPMTLGFIGKFYVIASGVSAHLWWLTGAVVAGSAIGLYYYLRVTVSLYLSPPELHTRDTPANWAFTAGGVVVLISAILVLLLGVYPQPLIRLVQMAQPLM, encoded by the coding sequence ATGACAATAACTCCTCACCAATTGATTGCGTTACTACCGCTGTTAATCGTCGGATTGACGGTGGTGGTTGTGATGCTGTCCATTGCCTGGCGACGCAACCACTTCGTTAACGCCACGCTAACGGTAGTTGGCCTGAACCTGGCGCTGCTCTCGCTCTACTTTGTCGGTCAGGTCGGGGCGATGGATGTCACGCCGCTGCTGCGCGTCGATGGCTATTCGATGTTCTATACCGCGCTGGTGATGCTGGCGAGTCTGGCGACCTGTACCTTTGCCTATCCATGGCTGGCGGGTTACCCGGACAACAAAGATGAGTTCTATCTGCTGGTGCTGATTGCGGCCCTCGGTGGCATCGTGCTGGCCAGTGCTAACCATCTGGCCTCGCTGTTCATCGGCATTGAGCTGTTGTCGCTGCCGCTGTTTGGTCTGATTGGCTACGCTTTCCGCCAGAAACGTTCGCTGGAAGCCGCACTGAAATACACCATTCTGTCTGCGGCGGCCTCATCGTTCCTGCTGTTTGGTATTGCGCTTATCTACGCCGACTCCGGTAACCTGAGCTTTGTTGCGCTGGGTCAGAGCCTGACTGACAGCATGATCCATGAGCCACTGCTGCTGGTGGGGCTGGGCATGATGATCATCGGCCTGGGCTTCAAACTTTCACTGGTTCCGTTCCATCTCTGGACGCCCGATGTGTATCAGGGTGCGCCTGCGCCGGTTTCAACCTTCCTGGCGACAGCCAGCAAGATTGCGATCTTCGGTGTCATCATGCGTCTGTTTATGTACGCGCCGGTGACCGACAGCGAAGCGGTGCGCACTGTGCTGGCCATGATCGCCTTCGTTTCGATTCTGTTCGGTAACCTGATGGCGATTTCGCAGAGCAACATCAAGCGTCTGCTGGGTTACTCCTCTATCGCCCACCTCGGCTATCTGCTGGTCGCGCTGATTGCAGTGAAAGATCATCAGCTGTCGCTGGAAACCTCAGGTGTTTACCTGGCCGGTTATCTGTTCAGCAGCCTGGGTGCCTTTGGTGTGGTGAGTCTGATGTCCAGCCCGTATCGTGGCCCGGATGCAGATTCACTCTACTCTTATCGCGGTCTGTTCTGGCATCGTCCTATCCTGTCAGCGGTCATGACAGTGATGATGCTGTCACTGGCCGGTATCCCGATGACGCTGGGCTTTATCGGTAAATTCTACGTGATTGCTTCAGGCGTCAGTGCGCATCTGTGGTGGCTGACCGGTGCGGTAGTAGCGGGCAGTGCGATTGGCCTTTACTACTATCTGCGCGTAACGGTAAGTCTCTACCTCAGCCCGCCAGAACTGCACACCCGTGATACCCCGGCTAACTGGGCATTCACCGCCGGTGGTGTCGTGGTTCTGATTTCTGCCATTCTGGTACTGCTGCTAGGGGTTTACCCGCAGCCGCTCATCAGACTGGTGCAGATGGCTCAGCCACTGATGTAA
- the ubiG gene encoding bifunctional 2-polyprenyl-6-hydroxyphenol methylase/3-demethylubiquinol 3-O-methyltransferase UbiG, giving the protein MNAQPQNHQHNVDAQEIAKFEAVASRWWDLEGEFKPLHRINPLRLGYIAQHSNGLFGKTVLDVGCGGGILSESMAREGAVVTGLDMGAEPLAVARLHALESGVTLDYVQQTVEEHADQNAGKYDVVTCMEMLEHVPDPRSVIHACAKLVKPGGEVFFSTLNRNPKAWLLAIFGAEYVLRMLPRGTHDVKKFIRPSELLGWVDETPLRERHIIGLHYNPVTNRFKLAPGTDVNYMVHTHHAG; this is encoded by the coding sequence ATGAATGCACAACCGCAGAATCATCAGCATAACGTCGATGCGCAGGAAATTGCCAAGTTTGAGGCCGTTGCCTCGCGCTGGTGGGATCTGGAGGGTGAATTTAAACCGTTGCACCGTATCAACCCGCTGCGCCTGGGCTACATCGCGCAGCACAGCAACGGTCTGTTCGGTAAAACCGTGCTCGACGTCGGATGCGGCGGCGGCATTTTATCCGAAAGCATGGCGCGTGAAGGCGCCGTCGTGACCGGTCTGGATATGGGTGCGGAACCGCTGGCCGTGGCGCGCCTGCATGCTCTGGAGAGCGGCGTGACGCTGGACTATGTGCAACAGACCGTTGAAGAGCATGCCGATCAGAACGCCGGAAAGTATGATGTGGTGACATGTATGGAGATGCTGGAGCACGTGCCGGATCCGCGCTCGGTGATTCACGCCTGTGCGAAGCTGGTCAAGCCCGGCGGCGAAGTCTTTTTCTCAACGCTGAACCGCAATCCAAAGGCCTGGCTGCTGGCGATTTTCGGCGCGGAATATGTGCTGCGCATGTTGCCGCGCGGCACCCATGATGTGAAGAAATTCATCCGCCCATCCGAACTGCTGGGCTGGGTCGATGAAACGCCCCTGCGTGAACGCCACATTATTGGCCTGCATTACAACCCGGTGACCAACCGCTTCAAACTGGCGCCCGGCACTGATGTGAATTATATGGTGCACACTCACCACGCGGGTTAA
- a CDS encoding GNAT family N-acetyltransferase, with product MNIDWQDKHHSELTAPELYALLALRSAVFVVEQQCAYLDVDGKDLQAENRHLLGTVDDQLVAYARLLSPEDETSPVKIGRVIVSDRVRGARLGNRLMEQAISSCQQHWPGRDIFLSAQAHLENFYGQHGFVAVGENYLEDGIPHVDMLKNAP from the coding sequence ATGAACATTGACTGGCAGGATAAACACCATAGCGAACTTACCGCCCCGGAACTCTATGCGCTGCTGGCGTTGCGCAGTGCGGTGTTTGTGGTGGAGCAACAGTGTGCTTACCTTGATGTGGATGGCAAAGATTTACAGGCCGAAAACAGGCATCTGCTGGGCACGGTGGATGATCAGCTGGTGGCTTATGCGCGACTTCTTTCCCCGGAAGATGAAACCAGCCCGGTGAAAATTGGACGGGTCATTGTTTCAGATCGGGTGCGCGGTGCGCGTCTGGGCAATCGTCTGATGGAGCAGGCGATTAGCAGTTGTCAGCAGCACTGGCCGGGCCGTGACATATTTCTCTCCGCGCAGGCGCATCTTGAAAACTTCTATGGGCAGCATGGCTTTGTGGCGGTGGGGGAGAACTATCTGGAAGATGGCATTCCGCACGTCGATATGCTGAAGAATGCGCCATAA
- the yfaE gene encoding class I ribonucleotide reductase maintenance protein YfaE: MSRDVVILRSSGARLECAEDHPNLLSLLEANNLCVEFQCREGYCGSCRMRLLKGEVHYPQRPLAFVQQDEILPCCCKAKGEIELEL, from the coding sequence ATGAGTCGCGACGTTGTTATTCTGCGCAGTTCCGGCGCCCGGCTGGAATGCGCAGAAGATCACCCCAATCTGCTCTCCCTGCTGGAAGCCAATAATCTCTGCGTGGAGTTTCAGTGCCGCGAAGGTTACTGCGGCTCCTGCCGGATGCGGCTGCTGAAAGGCGAAGTGCATTACCCACAGCGGCCGCTGGCCTTTGTGCAGCAGGATGAGATTCTGCCCTGCTGCTGCAAAGCTAAAGGCGAGATCGAGCTTGAGTTATAA
- the nrdB gene encoding class Ia ribonucleoside-diphosphate reductase subunit beta, which yields MAYSTFSQNKNDQLKEPMFFGQSVNVARFDQQKYDIFEKLIEKQLSFFWRPEEVDVSRDRIDYQALPDHEKHIFISNLKYQTLLDSIQGRSPNVALLPLISIPELETWIETWAFSETIHSRSYTHIIRNIVNDPAVVFDDIVTNEQILARAQDISRYYDDLIEMTNYWHQLGEGTHKVNDKQVVVSLRALKKQLYICLMSVNALEAIRFYVSFACSFAFAERELMEGNAKIIKLIARDEALHLTGTQHMLNLLRSGEDDPEMKEIAAECREECFELFKKAALQEKEWAEYLFSGGSMIGLNKDILCQYIEYITNIRMQAVGLDLPFQTRSNPIPWINSWLVSDNVQVAPQEVEVSSYLVGQIDSEVGANDFDDFQL from the coding sequence ATGGCTTACTCCACTTTCTCACAGAACAAAAATGATCAGCTGAAAGAGCCGATGTTTTTCGGTCAGTCCGTAAACGTGGCGCGCTTCGATCAGCAAAAATATGACATCTTTGAAAAGCTGATCGAAAAGCAGCTCTCCTTCTTCTGGCGTCCGGAAGAGGTTGATGTCTCACGCGACCGAATTGACTACCAGGCGCTGCCGGACCACGAGAAGCATATCTTTATCAGCAACCTGAAGTATCAGACACTGCTGGATTCCATTCAGGGTCGCAGCCCGAACGTCGCCCTGCTTCCGCTGATCTCGATTCCTGAGCTGGAAACCTGGATTGAAACCTGGGCGTTCTCCGAGACGATCCACTCGCGTTCTTACACCCATATCATCCGTAATATCGTTAACGATCCGGCGGTGGTATTCGACGATATCGTCACCAATGAGCAGATTCTGGCGCGTGCCCAGGATATCTCTCGCTATTACGACGATCTGATTGAGATGACCAACTACTGGCATCAGCTGGGCGAAGGCACGCATAAGGTCAACGACAAACAGGTTGTGGTCAGCCTGCGCGCCCTGAAGAAGCAGCTCTATATCTGCCTGATGAGCGTCAATGCGCTGGAAGCGATCCGTTTCTATGTCAGCTTCGCATGTTCATTCGCTTTCGCCGAGCGTGAACTGATGGAAGGCAATGCCAAAATCATCAAACTGATCGCCCGCGATGAAGCGCTGCACCTGACCGGCACCCAGCATATGCTGAACCTGCTGCGCAGCGGCGAAGACGATCCGGAAATGAAAGAGATTGCGGCAGAGTGTCGTGAAGAGTGCTTCGAGCTGTTTAAGAAGGCAGCGCTGCAGGAGAAAGAGTGGGCGGAATATCTGTTCAGCGGCGGTTCAATGATCGGCCTGAACAAAGACATTCTCTGCCAGTACATTGAGTACATCACCAATATCCGTATGCAGGCAGTTGGCCTTGATCTGCCCTTCCAGACGCGCTCTAACCCGATCCCATGGATTAACTCCTGGCTGGTGTCTGACAACGTGCAGGTTGCGCCACAGGAAGTGGAAGTGAGCTCCTATCTGGTGGGTCAGATCGATTCTGAAGTAGGCGCTAACGACTTCGACGACTTCCAGCTTTAA
- a CDS encoding nicotinamide mononucleotide deamidase-related protein YfaY, with amino-acid sequence MIRIEMLSTGDEVLHGQIVDTNAAWLADILFQQGLPMTSRTTVGDSLESLIETLQARSHEADVLIVNGGLGPTSDDLSALAAARACGVELEMQQDWLEQMEAWFASRGRVMAASNRKQAEIPANAELIDNPVGTACGFALQLNRCWIFFTPGVPSEFKVMVEQQIIPRLKAKFSPPEPPICLRLTTFGRGESDIAAELEPLALPEGVVMGYRSSMPIIEIKLTGPASQRVAMEQVWQQVRLLLAECTIFEGTEGLPALLAGELTQRGEQLAVSEQYTAGLLYWQLAAASVPLRGADILPSTQETLEQQVTRTRELAAQQQAALALSVGSLEQETISVALHTPDGGFGQRVKFSTGRHNLETRQKVVAMMAMNMLRRWLHGSEVSTGHGWIDVVESVRQ; translated from the coding sequence GTGATTAGAATTGAGATGCTGTCTACCGGGGATGAGGTGCTGCATGGCCAAATCGTCGATACCAATGCCGCCTGGCTGGCTGATATTTTATTCCAGCAAGGTTTGCCCATGACCAGCCGAACCACGGTTGGGGATTCACTGGAATCGCTCATCGAGACCCTGCAGGCACGAAGCCATGAGGCCGACGTGTTGATTGTGAATGGCGGCCTGGGTCCCACCAGTGACGATCTCAGCGCACTGGCAGCCGCTCGTGCCTGTGGGGTTGAACTGGAGATGCAGCAGGACTGGCTGGAACAAATGGAAGCCTGGTTTGCCAGCCGTGGCCGCGTGATGGCCGCCAGCAATCGCAAGCAGGCTGAAATTCCGGCCAATGCGGAGCTGATTGATAATCCGGTCGGAACCGCCTGTGGCTTTGCCCTGCAACTCAACCGCTGCTGGATATTCTTCACGCCTGGCGTGCCGTCTGAATTTAAGGTGATGGTGGAGCAGCAGATCATTCCCCGTCTGAAAGCAAAATTCTCGCCGCCCGAACCGCCGATTTGTCTGCGACTGACCACCTTTGGTCGCGGTGAAAGTGATATTGCCGCTGAGCTGGAGCCGCTGGCGTTGCCGGAAGGTGTGGTGATGGGCTATCGCTCGTCGATGCCGATCATTGAGATCAAACTGACCGGCCCGGCCAGTCAGCGTGTCGCGATGGAGCAGGTGTGGCAGCAGGTGCGTCTGTTACTGGCGGAGTGCACTATCTTTGAAGGTACGGAAGGCTTACCGGCGCTGCTGGCAGGCGAGTTGACGCAGCGTGGTGAGCAACTGGCGGTCAGCGAGCAATACACCGCCGGGCTGCTTTACTGGCAACTGGCTGCTGCCAGCGTGCCGTTGCGGGGCGCTGACATTTTGCCATCAACGCAGGAGACGCTGGAGCAGCAGGTGACGCGCACGCGCGAACTTGCCGCACAGCAGCAGGCAGCGCTGGCGCTTTCTGTTGGCAGCCTGGAACAGGAAACGATTTCGGTAGCGTTACATACGCCGGATGGCGGCTTTGGTCAGCGCGTGAAGTTCAGCACCGGTCGTCATAACCTGGAGACGCGCCAGAAGGTGGTGGCGATGATGGCGATGAATATGCTGCGCCGCTGGTTACACGGCAGCGAAGTGAGCACCGGCCACGGCTGGATTGATGTGGTTGAATCTGTCAGACAGTAA
- the elaB gene encoding stress response protein ElaB encodes MVNQTNQFESGLDDDIALLTETLEEVLKASGDPADQKYIELKSKAEQALNDVKSRVSQASDSYYYRAKQAAYRADDYVHEKPWQGVGIGATAGLVLGLLLARR; translated from the coding sequence ATGGTAAATCAGACAAATCAATTCGAATCGGGCCTCGATGACGATATTGCGTTACTGACCGAAACCCTGGAAGAAGTGCTTAAGGCATCAGGCGATCCGGCCGATCAGAAATACATTGAGCTTAAAAGCAAAGCTGAACAGGCGCTGAACGATGTTAAATCCCGTGTCAGCCAGGCGTCCGACAGTTACTACTATCGCGCTAAACAAGCGGCATACCGTGCAGACGATTACGTGCACGAAAAACCGTGGCAGGGCGTGGGTATTGGTGCAACCGCGGGTCTGGTTCTCGGCCTACTGCTGGCGCGTCGCTAA